A stretch of DNA from Lysinibacillus sp. B2A1:
CCATAATTAATGTTATTTTATCGGTTTTATTAAAATAATTGGAAAATGCTAATGCAGCGATAAATAAGATTGCAATGATAGGTATTATTTTTCTAAACAAAATAAACACTTCCTCATCTTAATATCATTGTTCAGATAGCTATTTTAATAGTACAGGGTCAAATAACCAATCCCTAGGTCCAAAGTTTTTATCCTTTTCGCCCCTTACCTCACGAGAAATATTATTTTTAATAATGATTTCTCTGAACTTTCTACTAAACAAAGTTTTTCGGTACAAATATCTGCCATCATGACTCCATTCTGCCGAGTAGAATATATCACCCGTCAGATCTTTCAAATCTTCATTCTTGTATATATCTGGACCATTAATAACTCCACTTAACCCACATCGACATGGAGGTTGCTCCGTTGCAAAATATAATTTCACTCTTTCATTACTACATTCAGGCAATACTTGTGTTGGTATAATTTGAAAAGCCTTTTGTTTACCTTTCTCAGGTCCTTGATGAATTACCTCAAGAAGCTCATAACCTTGAATGTTCTCCAGCTTCATTAATGCTACTAATTCCTGTGAAGCTATCCAATATCCGCTCACATGTACAAGATGGCGATCTTTCATTTCTGTTGTATCAATAACAATTGGTGAAAGTTGCTCTTTCTCCATTAGCCCACAATGCTGGCAATGGGTACTTATAGAAAATAAAGTTCCTTTATCATCTAAAAACATATCAGGTGAATTACCTGTTGAATTTAACGTAAACAATGGTGCTTGCTCATATTCACTATCTGAAAAATCAAAGTAAAAACGTTCTCCAATAGAAACAATTCCTAATTCGCGCTCTAACGATTTATATAATGCAGCCACCTGTTCATATGTCACTTCTTCATTTAATGTAAAAATAGGATTAAAAGATGCCTTTAAATTTCTTTTTCTAATTTCAGGCGCACCGATAAAAATTCCATATCGATTATAAACTTTAATGACTTGATCTTGATTAGATTCATCTATAGAAAATAAATTTTCAAGTTCTACTTTCAAAATACACGCCTACCTTTATATAAAGTTTTATGGTGAAGTACGTTGACTAGCTAGTAACTTTAAAAAATCTACAATTTCTACTTTATTTATAGATAGCAAGGTTACCTATTTTCACTAATTTTTCTCATCTATCATTACTTACTGCAGCAAAATTTACTTAACCACGATTAACTTAAGCGTACCAGTACTTATACCGCCATTTCAACGTTAGGTTTACGCCAATTTTATGGCGGTCTTTACTCAAATTTCCGGCGTGATTTGGCGTATATATAAAAAACACCGCCACTTTTTGGCGGTGTCAACAGAAAAATATAGGCACTTGGTATTATTTATAAGGAAATATTACCTAAGTTAATATATGGGAGTTTAAAACTACCTAATGTCTCCCTTTTTATTGAAATATATACCAGTACCATTTTAGTGTAACATATAATTGAACTAAAGTAAATTCATTCTTTCAGCAAGATTTACAGCCTCCGTACGTGAGTCAACGTTTAGCAAAGAAAACAACTGTGTTAAATATCTTTCCGTTGTTCGCTGAGGGATATTTAGCTCAATCGCTATTGCCTTATTCGTATGTCCTTCGGCAATTAATCGTAAAATTTTCTTTTCTTTTTCATTTAAATGAATATCAAGTTTAGCATCTTGCAATTTAAATCTATTATCAAGAAAGTCTAAGAAATTTTGAGGTAAGACGATTTCTCCATTTGCAATAGCTCGTATAGTCCGTAATATTTGTTCCTTGGATGCTGTTTTCGCCAAAATTCCTTCTATTTTCCGTTCTAAGATAAGTGGATAATAATCCGTAATATCATCACCAGTATAAAGAATAATTGAAGCCTTTGACTGAATAGCTTTAATGTTACGAGCTAAGTTTATTCCATTTTCTAATGGCATATTTATATCTATCAAATATATATCATGGGGGTTATTTCTAATTCTCTGGATAACATTTGTTGCGTCGCATTCTGTATCAACGATAATGTCTTCGTTTTCTTGAAATAAATTTTTTGTTCCCTCTAACACAATAGGGTGATCATCCACTATGAGCATCGTAATCAAGTGTGTCACTTCCTTCTTTTACTGTAATTCTAATCGACATCCCTTCATTAATTTGCGAATCAATATAAAAATGCCCGTTAAAGGCTTTTACACGCTCCTGCATACCCCGAATTCCCATTGACTCTGCAATAATAATATCATCAATATTACAACCTACACCATCATCTTTGTAAAAAATTTCAAATCCATCGTCTGTCTCTTGAAGATGAATTTCAACCGTTCTCGCATAGGAATGTTTTAAAGCATTATTGAGCAATTCTTGGAAGAGTCGATAGATCATTAAATTCATACGTTCATCCTCTAGGTAAAGGCGGTCAATCGTATATAGTAACATAAAATTAGCTCTCTCTGTTACTTTTCGAATCAGCTTCTCTAAAGCTGCATTTAATCCTAAAGTATCGAGTAATGGAGGCTTCAAATTTTCACAGTAGGTTCTTAAATCATGCAAGGAACCAATCATCTGCTTATGAATCTTTGCAAGTTTTTGCTGAATATCTGTCGTATCCTTTGCATTGACAAGGACATCGACCTCTCTAGCAATATATAGCTGCTCTTGCAAATTGGTATCATGTAACTCCTGTGCTAATTGATATTTTTCTTCTTCAAAGCGTAGCCATAGTAGTTTGTTTAACCAAGGTAAATGACTATCGTCTGCTTGCTTCATATGCTTTAATTCCTCTAACAGTTCTTCCACCATCTTTGTATTTTCAATAAAATTATTTACATAGAGCAGGAGTAATTCAAGCCATAAAAGTTCTTCTTCTTTTAAATGAATCAAATTGTTATGTCCTAATACTAAGGCTCTTTTACAATGAGCATCCTGATGGAGAAAGGCTATATAGACTTTGTCAATTTTTCTTATCTCCCCCAATTTCAAATCCTCTATTACTATAGGATCAAACGGAAGCCTCCCCTCTTCCTTTGAAGAAAATTGATGGTTGTCATAATCATAGGTTAGTACAAATACATGCTCCAGCTCAAGATGTAGCGATACCTCCTGCGCAAATTTCTCTAATAACTCATCTATTTTAATAGTTTTACCAATTCGATCTACCGCAGTATATAGCTGATGTATGTAATCCCCTTTTGTTGAAAATAAGATTTTTCGTTTTCGATAATCAACCTTTTCTTTTATGTAAAAAAGTACAACTAAAGATACAAAGGTAAAGAATGAAATACCTGATATAACAGACATCGTTAAGTATTTACCAGCAATCCAGTATAGGCCAGCTGTAAACCACACAGTAAACAATAATGAAAAAATGACATAATACCGGAGTCTTGTAATATGATATTCAATATCAAATAATCGTTCAGCTAGCTGTGTAAAGATAAAGCTAAAAGGAATTAATAATAAAAATAGAGCACTAATTTCAGCTGAAAGAATGTATTGATGAAATAAGATATTAGGGAATGCATAAAGAAATAGGAATGGCAGAAATGGAATCATAATACTATTCAGCAACATCTTCAACTGAGGTGATTTATATTTGAAATAGCTTAGCAATAATATACTAAGTATGGTTATAAGGAAAATGAAGAAAATAGCTAATACAACATTAGAAAGTAAATTATGAGTAGATGGATAGATAATGCCGATACATCCTAAAACCATGGCTATTATGGGTAGTAAATAAAATAATTTAATATTATTAGAAAGCAACCAGTTTGTTTTTAAAAATGTATAATAATTTCTTAAAAAGTGTAGTAATAACACTAGGCATAGCAACATGCTTCCACGGTTAATGATAATCCCAGCTGCATTCAATCTTCCCGAAGCACCACTACTAACGTATGCTATAGAAACTGTGAGCATAAAAAGAATTAATAGATTTATCAATTTTGTATTTTTTTGTTTAAAATAAAGATAAGTAGTGATAATTAAAGTAATAAAATAATAACAAGCAGGCATCACCAAAAGATAGTAAAATTGCTGAGGGATATCAAAATGATGTATCTTTACATTTACTTTCTCCCCATCCTGCTTCATTATTGTTAAATCATGAGCAGATAATATCGTAAACAAATATTTAACATTATCCAACTCTTCAATCGGTGTATCATTAACATTTATAATAATATCACCTGGAGATATATTTTGATCCATTGCCCATTCTTTATAATAGAAATCAGTGATTACCCATTGTCCCTGTTCTTCCTTAAGCCCTATATTCAAAAAAGGCCCGCTATAATTCACATATAGCAAAAAAAGACCAATTGCTAAATAGAGACTTATAGCGCGCCAAAAAATCCTACCTGGTAATAATTTTAGTTCCAAATTCCGCCCTCTAAATCAATTTCATTGTTAAAAGCATCTAAAATTGCTTTTTGTTCCATAGTTGAAATTCCAATCAATGAGGCTTTTTGTTCCTTCAATAGTGTAACTAGGGCTGGGTTTTGTTCTAGATACTGAATTACGTTCATCATAATAATCTCTCCTCATTTCATTAGTTTTTTTAGGTAATCTTTACCTACTTCGTTTATAGCTACATTTTCAAGATAACTCAATGCTTTAAACTTATAGACATTTTTAATGGTAATGGCATAACGTATCGCACCACCATTTGTCAACTCGTTTTCTGTAGCATTATTATCCAAAACTGCAACTATATCATCATTATAATAGTTTTTTACAGATTTTGAAACATCATTTTTTTGTGATAAAAGATAAATAATAGGCAATGAGTATCTTTTATTTAGCAAATCATTTTTTGGCCCCCAAGTTTTTAGACCCTGGATATCATTTTTTATTTGTTGAATGATGCCTATGTATTTACTATATTCCTTCACCTGAGAAGAGATTTCGCCCTTCGCAAGCACTTCCCCTATTAAGCAGCTCAGAGCTGTTAAAGAGCCTGATTTTTGTTCAATCATTTGTATATATGACTGCTCATCTCTACAACTGTTGAGTAAGTCAAGCTGCTGTCCGTTAATACTGCTTAATGCGTACTCCTCAAGGATTTGATTAGCCTTATTTTTGTGTTCAAAAGAGGTTTCACGTATTATTTTAGAAGCCATAACTAACATAGCTAAAGCAACATTTAATGATAACTCAGGTGTTTTACTCCAACTATTGTCTGAATCCTTATCTTGCAAGTCATCTATAATATCGAAGGACAAAATTAGAAGTTCAATAGCTGCAGCTACTTTATAAATGTCCTCATCTACACAATCTGTAAATGCCTCATAATGCAAAACACAGAGTCTGCCAAATGAATAGCCTTCCGTTCTTTTTTCTTCTTTAAAGCTTTTTAGCATCGATTTTAAATCATAGCCCATCAAAGTCTCGTTTTCTAAAAGAATGTCCAATGATTCATTAATATGTTCATCAAGACCCTTCAATAGTCCCTTCCTCCTTTAATTATATTACTAAATATTATACATTTTAATGGGAAATAATACTACATGCTTCATTTTTTTAGTAATACTTTCCATATACTATTTTGACGTAAATACCGCCAAAAAATGGCGGTATTTGTAGACACCACGCCATTTTTTTGTTAAGAATTAGTAAAAAAAGTGGCGGTGTTGTATGATTGACCGCCACTTTTTGGCGTAAACTCACCATTGAAATGGCGTCCTTATTGATGTTACGCTTAAATTAAGCTACGATTAAGCATTTGGGCATATGGTATATAATTTTAAGTGATCAATATTTAATAAAGGAAGAATTTAAATCTATCGAAGATTCTCCGAAACTGGGAGTGATTGAAATGAAAAATGAAGTAAATGAAAATGTTTTAATCCTTACAGCTACCTTTTCTTGCGCAATTTCTGTCTTAGAAGAAGAAATTATCATCAAAAAACCTTCACATGAACAACAAAGCATTGAACAGATTATTATTGGAGCCGAGCAACAAGCTTATATAGAAACCTTGGCAGAATATAAAAATAATACTACATTATCAAATTTCATTATGGAGATACCTGGATTTGAAGATACTTATCAACAGAGGTTGGACATGTTTATTGAACCTTACGGAATTATAAGAGTTTTTGAAGAGGGTTCGTCCGTTTCACCTTTAGTCATTCCGTTTACCTCTGGGCTGAATATTAATGCACCAATTCTATATACAACTGCACATTGTACCATTATTAATGCAAGAGGTGCATCTATGATTAGTAACGACTCCAATACTTCAATTATTGGAAAGGCGGAGAATTTAATGGGCTCCTCCATCTATCATAGTAATACTGATTTAGCGATCGATATCTCCTCTTCAGGGGATTTATCAACAGTGAAGGAAACGAATTGGACCCACTATCACCCTACTGCCAATTTAACTGGCGTTTCCATTAATGATAGTGGTATTTCTTTTAATATTACTAAGGCCTTTAATTCATGGAATAGAGCGTCAATGAAACATTAACTTATATCTAAATGCTAGATTGTACGATTCATCAAAAAACCGCAAATTCCTCGCTCTCTTATTAGTCTATGGGAAGGTATTTTATTTTGTTGCCTTCCCTCTCCTCTTCTACATCAGAAAAAGGTGCCTCAAATTACTTTGAAGGCACCTTTAAATATTAACCTTTTACATAGTAAACTTCTTGACCGCTTTCAATAACGTATTCAGGCTTCGGCTTTCCTGCACTTGCCTTGTGACCTGCAATATGCTCGGGACTCTTCTCCCAATTTTTCCATGCTTCCTCTGATTCCCAACGAACCATAATTAGCACTTCCTCATCACCACGGCGCACTTTCTTAACAAGTACTTGCTTATCAACAAAGCCAGGTTGTTTCTCAAGCAATGATGGCCCATCTGGCTTAGCGCCAAAACGTCCCACAACCTTATCCGAATTTCCTTCCGTCACTATGA
This window harbors:
- a CDS encoding DNA-binding response regulator: MITMLIVDDHPIVLEGTKNLFQENEDIIVDTECDATNVIQRIRNNPHDIYLIDINMPLENGINLARNIKAIQSKASIILYTGDDITDYYPLILERKIEGILAKTASKEQILRTIRAIANGEIVLPQNFLDFLDNRFKLQDAKLDIHLNEKEKKILRLIAEGHTNKAIAIELNIPQRTTERYLTQLFSLLNVDSRTEAVNLAERMNLL
- a CDS encoding histidine kinase, whose amino-acid sequence is MNYSGPFLNIGLKEEQGQWVITDFYYKEWAMDQNISPGDIIINVNDTPIEELDNVKYLFTILSAHDLTIMKQDGEKVNVKIHHFDIPQQFYYLLVMPACYYFITLIITTYLYFKQKNTKLINLLILFMLTVSIAYVSSGASGRLNAAGIIINRGSMLLCLVLLLHFLRNYYTFLKTNWLLSNNIKLFYLLPIIAMVLGCIGIIYPSTHNLLSNVVLAIFFIFLITILSILLLSYFKYKSPQLKMLLNSIMIPFLPFLFLYAFPNILFHQYILSAEISALFLLLIPFSFIFTQLAERLFDIEYHITRLRYYVIFSLLFTVWFTAGLYWIAGKYLTMSVISGISFFTFVSLVVLFYIKEKVDYRKRKILFSTKGDYIHQLYTAVDRIGKTIKIDELLEKFAQEVSLHLELEHVFVLTYDYDNHQFSSKEEGRLPFDPIVIEDLKLGEIRKIDKVYIAFLHQDAHCKRALVLGHNNLIHLKEEELLWLELLLLYVNNFIENTKMVEELLEELKHMKQADDSHLPWLNKLLWLRFEEEKYQLAQELHDTNLQEQLYIAREVDVLVNAKDTTDIQQKLAKIHKQMIGSLHDLRTYCENLKPPLLDTLGLNAALEKLIRKVTERANFMLLYTIDRLYLEDERMNLMIYRLFQELLNNALKHSYARTVEIHLQETDDGFEIFYKDDGVGCNIDDIIIAESMGIRGMQERVKAFNGHFYIDSQINEGMSIRITVKEGSDTLDYDAHSG
- a CDS encoding competence protein ComX, which translates into the protein MMNVIQYLEQNPALVTLLKEQKASLIGISTMEQKAILDAFNNEIDLEGGIWN
- a CDS encoding transcriptional regulator; translation: MKGLDEHINESLDILLENETLMGYDLKSMLKSFKEEKRTEGYSFGRLCVLHYEAFTDCVDEDIYKVAAAIELLILSFDIIDDLQDKDSDNSWSKTPELSLNVALAMLVMASKIIRETSFEHKNKANQILEEYALSSINGQQLDLLNSCRDEQSYIQMIEQKSGSLTALSCLIGEVLAKGEISSQVKEYSKYIGIIQQIKNDIQGLKTWGPKNDLLNKRYSLPIIYLLSQKNDVSKSVKNYYNDDIVAVLDNNATENELTNGGAIRYAITIKNVYKFKALSYLENVAINEVGKDYLKKLMK
- a CDS encoding antibiotic biosynthesis monooxygenase; this encodes MFVQIKRIIVTEGNSDKVVGRFGAKPDGPSLLEKQPGFVDKQVLVKKVRRGDEEVLIMVRWESEEAWKNWEKSPEHIAGHKASAGKPKPEYVIESGQEVYYVKG